A genomic region of Cotesia glomerata isolate CgM1 linkage group LG9, MPM_Cglom_v2.3, whole genome shotgun sequence contains the following coding sequences:
- the LOC123271707 gene encoding uncharacterized protein LOC123271707 codes for MSSSDSSVSNDDENMDIDQEAQAITQELVAKKSTPAYHLCYQNFLKWKTQKNINDISENVLLVYFSELSKTLKPSTLWSRWSMLKTEFNLNHSIDINKFHRLKTFMKNNNKGFRPKKSQVFSLSQIKKFLVDASDDIYLAMKVILIFGFCGALRSGEYCSIKTQDVEDTGTQFIVTIRDTKNYYPRSFVIMNEYSDKVRQYVALRPENSNTDRFFILYDKGACKRQSIGKNTITEIPKKIAEFLKLPNASSYTGHSFRRTSATLLANAGANLTTLKQHGGWRSSSVAEGYIENSLYNKTKIFNHIVNSENTLFTIQNHSMDTTTETSKQDESRPSTSTSSQPPEPLATTKHSCKENIAPQNKHESHQSLTNYQNELRAVNDII; via the exons atgagttCTTCTGATAGCTCGGTTTCAAATGATGATGAAAATATGGATATTGATCAAGAAGCTCAAGCAATAACTCAAGAATTAGTTGCCAAAAAATCAACACCGGCATATCATCTTtgctatcaaaattttttaaaatggaaAACACAAAAAAACATAAACGACATATCAGAAAACGTGTTGCTCGTTTATTTCAGTGAATTATCGAAAACGTTAAAACCATCTACGCTGTGGAGTAGATGGTCAATGTTAAAAACCGAGTTTAACCTCAATCATTCGATTGACATTAATAAATTCCACAGACTAAAAACTTTCatgaaaaataacaacaaagGGTTTCGTCCAAAAAAATCTCAGGTTTTTTCACTATCTCAGATCAAAAAATTTCTCGTTGACGCTTCCGACGATATTTATTTGGCTATGAAG gtGATACTCATTTTTGGATTTTGCGGGGCATTAAGATCGGGTGAATATTGTTCAATCAAAACTCAAGATGTTGAAGACACTGGAACTCAATTCATTGTTACGATTCGAgacacaaaaaattattatcctCGTTCGTTCGTCATCATGAATGAATACAGCGATAAAGTTCGTCAATACGTAGCTTTACGACCAGAAAACTCGAACACTGACAGATTTTTTATACTGTACGACAAAGGGGCATGCAAACGGCAATCAATTGGTAAAAATACAATAACagaaataccaaaaaaaattgctgagtttttaaaattgccaAATGCCTCAAGCTACACCGGACATAGCTTCAGACGTACCTCAGCAACGCTACTTGCAAATGCTGGCGCAAATCTCACAACTCTTAAACAGCATGGTGGTTGGAGATCAAGTTCCGTTGCTGAAGGGTACATTGAAAACTCGTTAtataacaaaacaaaaatattcaatcaTATTGTaaattcagaaaatacatTATTTACAATCCAGAATCATTCCATGGACACGACAACAGAAACTTCAAAGCAAGATGAATCGAGACCTTCAACTTCAACTTCTTCTCAACCTCCTGAACCGCTAGCTACGACGAAGCATTCGTGCAAAGAAAATATTGCACCGCAAAACAAACACGAATCACATCAATCATTAACGAACTATCAAAATGAACTACGAGCTGTAAATGACATCATATAG